In Streptomyces nojiriensis, one genomic interval encodes:
- a CDS encoding sensor histidine kinase: MQGRFKRDGSAAAEQEPRGGTDRGSSPQHAQNRGPAVEGAGPDTSAAVKAKGRGKSVKARVKAKAGPAVPAGPAEQDEAIPKAPNGPGSRLAMQNWRISTRLVSLLTLPVVAATTLGGFRINDSLNDIAQLEHMQLLTTMTRQATNLAAMLQEERDLSAGPLSLSKGKTTSSVDVVRQQTDTAAKAFAAATDKVDSTGEKDDTLRSIRNNVLQIGRQLTNIETIRSRAYVNGAQQTVSEYNAVIVSLLSLSQDMAQATSNPEMIKRTRALAAFSAAKEYASIQRAIIAASLPDTNERQGELKENDRLYALSAQKGEQQAKTTFGLVYQGRTEELLAGLGDSNSEISTADGYSRRVLASQDAFLREKNRSWLDWYDADGTKLQAMKVIELTLLEEMEQKARELKNEAQQDAIINGALILLVLGVSLVGAFVMARSMIRSLRRLQDTATRVAQDRLPELVKQLSESDPQDVDTSVESVGVHTRDEIGQVAAAFDDVHREAVRLAAEQALLRGNVNAMFTNLSRRSQGLIQRQLSLISELESREADPDQLSSLFKLDHLATRMRRNGENLLVLAGEEPGRRWTRPVPLVDVLRAAASEVEQYERVELASVPGTDVAGRVVNDLVHVLAELLENATSFSSPQTKVKVTGHALPDGRVLVEIHDTGIGLSPEDLAAINERLASPPTVDVSVSRRMGLFVVGRLSLRHGIRIQLRPSDSGGTTALVMLPVDVAQGGKKPAPMPGQGGPGGAPGAPGAQGAVGGPAARPSVGSGPQRGQVAGGGQRAALPGRDGAAGQRPQGGRPQQGGPGAPGGRPQQGPTTAGQGQGAFGSGAPLPARGPVPSPGFGGGPQARPASGPTGYPQGNGFERPQQPQPQQAQQQPQQPAAPAAPASNGPRPQLPPRGGAPRAELPGPQTTSWGSDQARGHDELSGPGSTAEFARPDFNAPMPQADGGNSTTGQFERPDVRGPMNPSTTGQFERPGYQPQRPGGPGVGGYAPQQPQAQAPQAGNGYAPVPPARPETPRLPQAHRPEALPPAQSPGEARSPIFDTLESNWFREEGQQPPAQGPGAAIPQQGQQSQQSAPAPQQQPLPQRGQEQAAESAATATGAMPTVSWKSSPNDELMRQAERVRQPAAGGITTSGLPRRVPRANLVAGTAQQQAEAQSGPQVSRAPDDVRGRLTNLRRGIQQGRQAGNNGPATGSYHIDPTYQQER; the protein is encoded by the coding sequence GTGCAGGGACGATTCAAGAGGGATGGCAGCGCTGCGGCGGAGCAGGAGCCGCGCGGCGGGACCGACCGTGGCTCCTCGCCCCAGCACGCCCAGAACCGCGGGCCGGCTGTCGAAGGCGCAGGCCCCGACACCTCCGCCGCGGTGAAGGCGAAGGGCCGTGGGAAGTCCGTGAAGGCCAGGGTCAAGGCGAAAGCCGGACCCGCCGTGCCTGCCGGACCGGCTGAGCAGGACGAGGCGATACCGAAGGCCCCCAACGGGCCCGGTTCTCGTCTCGCCATGCAGAACTGGCGCATCAGCACGCGACTCGTGTCGCTGCTGACCCTGCCGGTCGTCGCCGCCACCACGCTCGGTGGTTTCCGTATCAACGACTCGCTCAACGACATCGCGCAGCTGGAGCACATGCAGCTGCTGACGACGATGACGCGACAGGCCACCAACCTGGCCGCCATGCTCCAGGAGGAGCGCGACCTCTCCGCGGGTCCGCTGTCCCTCTCCAAGGGCAAGACCACCAGCAGTGTCGACGTGGTCCGGCAGCAGACCGACACCGCCGCCAAGGCCTTCGCCGCGGCGACCGACAAGGTCGACAGCACGGGCGAGAAGGACGACACGCTCCGCTCGATCCGCAACAACGTCCTGCAGATCGGCCGCCAGCTCACCAACATCGAGACGATCCGCAGCCGGGCGTACGTCAACGGCGCCCAGCAGACCGTCAGTGAGTACAACGCGGTCATCGTCTCGCTGCTCTCGCTCTCCCAGGACATGGCGCAGGCCACGTCCAACCCGGAGATGATCAAGCGTACCCGTGCCCTGGCCGCGTTCTCCGCCGCCAAGGAGTACGCCTCCATCCAGCGCGCGATCATCGCCGCCTCGCTCCCCGACACCAATGAGCGCCAGGGTGAGCTGAAGGAGAACGACCGGCTCTACGCCCTCTCCGCCCAGAAGGGCGAGCAGCAGGCGAAGACGACCTTCGGACTCGTCTACCAGGGCCGGACCGAGGAGCTCCTCGCCGGTCTGGGCGACAGCAACTCCGAGATCTCCACCGCCGACGGCTACTCCCGCCGCGTCCTGGCCAGCCAGGACGCGTTCCTCCGGGAGAAGAACCGCTCCTGGCTCGACTGGTACGACGCCGACGGCACCAAGCTCCAGGCCATGAAGGTCATCGAGCTGACCCTGCTCGAGGAGATGGAGCAGAAGGCCCGTGAGCTGAAGAACGAGGCCCAGCAGGACGCCATCATCAACGGTGCCCTGATCCTCCTCGTCCTCGGTGTCTCCCTCGTCGGCGCCTTCGTCATGGCCCGCTCGATGATCCGCTCCCTGCGCCGTCTGCAGGACACCGCGACGCGCGTCGCGCAGGACCGGCTGCCCGAGCTCGTCAAGCAGCTGTCCGAGTCCGACCCGCAGGACGTGGACACGTCCGTGGAGTCGGTCGGTGTGCACACCCGCGACGAGATCGGCCAGGTGGCCGCGGCATTCGACGACGTGCACCGCGAGGCCGTCCGACTCGCTGCCGAGCAGGCCCTCCTGCGAGGCAACGTCAACGCGATGTTCACCAACCTCTCGCGCCGCTCGCAGGGCCTCATCCAGCGTCAGCTCTCGCTCATCTCCGAACTGGAGTCGCGCGAGGCCGACCCGGACCAGCTGTCCTCGCTCTTCAAGCTCGACCACCTCGCGACCCGCATGCGCCGTAACGGCGAAAACCTCCTCGTCCTCGCGGGCGAGGAGCCGGGCCGCCGGTGGACCCGCCCCGTCCCGCTGGTCGACGTGCTCCGTGCCGCCGCCTCCGAGGTGGAGCAGTACGAGCGCGTCGAGCTGGCCTCGGTGCCCGGCACCGATGTCGCCGGCCGCGTGGTCAACGACCTCGTGCACGTCCTCGCCGAGCTGCTGGAGAACGCCACCTCGTTCTCCTCCCCGCAGACCAAGGTCAAGGTCACCGGTCACGCGCTGCCCGACGGCCGCGTGCTCGTCGAGATCCACGACACCGGTATCGGCCTCTCCCCCGAGGACCTCGCCGCGATCAACGAGCGACTCGCGTCGCCGCCGACCGTGGACGTCTCCGTCTCCCGCCGCATGGGTCTGTTCGTGGTCGGCCGCCTGTCCCTGCGACACGGCATCCGCATCCAGCTGCGCCCCTCCGACTCGGGCGGTACGACGGCCCTCGTCATGCTGCCGGTGGACGTCGCCCAGGGCGGCAAGAAGCCGGCTCCGATGCCGGGCCAGGGTGGCCCCGGCGGTGCTCCGGGTGCTCCCGGTGCGCAGGGTGCCGTGGGTGGCCCGGCCGCACGTCCGTCCGTGGGCTCGGGCCCGCAGCGCGGTCAGGTCGCCGGTGGCGGCCAGCGCGCCGCTCTGCCGGGCCGCGACGGCGCCGCCGGCCAGCGTCCGCAGGGCGGTCGCCCGCAGCAGGGTGGTCCCGGTGCTCCCGGTGGCCGTCCGCAGCAGGGTCCGACCACCGCGGGCCAGGGCCAGGGCGCCTTCGGTTCCGGTGCGCCGCTGCCGGCCCGCGGCCCGGTCCCCAGTCCCGGATTCGGTGGTGGCCCGCAGGCCCGTCCGGCCTCCGGTCCGACCGGCTACCCGCAGGGCAACGGCTTCGAGCGACCCCAGCAGCCCCAGCCGCAGCAGGCGCAGCAGCAGCCCCAGCAGCCGGCCGCTCCCGCGGCACCGGCTTCGAACGGCCCCCGGCCGCAGCTGCCGCCGCGCGGTGGCGCTCCCCGTGCGGAGCTCCCCGGGCCGCAGACCACCAGCTGGGGCAGCGACCAGGCGCGCGGTCACGACGAGCTCTCGGGCCCCGGCTCGACCGCCGAGTTCGCCCGCCCGGACTTCAACGCCCCGATGCCCCAGGCGGACGGCGGCAACAGCACGACCGGACAGTTCGAGCGTCCGGACGTGCGGGGCCCCATGAACCCGTCCACCACCGGACAGTTCGAGCGCCCGGGCTACCAGCCCCAGCGTCCGGGCGGCCCCGGTGTCGGCGGCTACGCCCCGCAGCAGCCCCAGGCCCAGGCTCCGCAGGCCGGCAACGGGTACGCACCCGTACCGCCCGCGCGGCCCGAGACCCCGCGGCTGCCGCAGGCCCACCGGCCGGAGGCGCTGCCCCCGGCCCAGAGCCCCGGCGAGGCCCGCAGCCCGATCTTCGACACCCTGGAGTCGAACTGGTTCCGCGAGGAGGGGCAGCAGCCCCCCGCGCAGGGACCGGGCGCGGCGATCCCCCAGCAGGGCCAGCAGTCGCAGCAGTCCGCTCCGGCGCCGCAGCAGCAGCCGCTGCCGCAGCGCGGCCAGGAGCAGGCGGCCGAGTCCGCGGCCACGGCGACCGGCGCCATGCCGACCGTCAGCTGGAAGTCCTCGCCGAACGACGAGCTGATGCGGCAGGCGGAGCGCGTGCGCCAGCCCGCCGCCGGCGGCATCACGACCTCGGGGCTGCCCCGCCGGGTCCCGCGGGCGAACCTCGTGGCCGGCACCGCGCAGCAGCAGGCCGAGGCGCAGTCGGGTCCGCAGGTCTCGCGGGCGCCGGACGACGTCCGTGGCCGTCTGACCAACCTCCGACGCGGTATCCAGCAGGGCCGTCAGGCCGGCAACAACGGACCGGCGACCGGCAGTTACCACATCGACCCCACTTACCAGCAGGAGCGTTAG
- a CDS encoding fumarylacetoacetate hydrolase family protein — MRIARFSIDGNVAFGAVEGDGAPGDDSTLVLDIIKGIPFADFELSGTKVPMSKVRLLPPVLPNKVVAIGRNYAEHAAELGNAIFDDQGRPDAPITFFKPSTSVVGPGDPITYPSFSQDLHHEAELAVVIGRMCREVPKERVKDVILGYTCANDVTARDVQQREKQWARAKGFDSACPLGPWIETDLDPSDLTIQCTVNGEQRQLGRTSDMVRSIEDLIVHISEAMTLLPGDVILTGTPAGVGPLNVGDEVAVTIEGIGTLTNKVIKRG, encoded by the coding sequence GTGCGCATCGCCAGGTTCTCGATCGACGGCAACGTCGCGTTCGGCGCGGTCGAGGGCGACGGCGCCCCCGGCGACGACTCCACGCTCGTGCTCGACATCATCAAGGGCATCCCCTTCGCGGACTTCGAGCTCTCGGGCACGAAGGTCCCGATGAGCAAGGTCCGACTGCTGCCGCCCGTGCTCCCGAACAAGGTCGTGGCCATCGGCCGCAACTACGCGGAGCACGCGGCGGAGCTCGGCAACGCCATCTTTGACGATCAAGGCCGTCCCGACGCCCCGATCACCTTCTTCAAGCCCTCCACCTCGGTGGTCGGCCCGGGCGACCCGATCACGTACCCCTCCTTCTCCCAGGACCTCCACCACGAGGCTGAGCTCGCCGTGGTCATCGGCCGTATGTGCCGCGAGGTCCCGAAGGAGCGCGTCAAGGACGTCATCCTCGGCTACACCTGCGCCAACGACGTCACCGCGCGCGACGTCCAGCAGCGGGAGAAGCAGTGGGCCCGGGCCAAGGGCTTCGACAGTGCCTGCCCCCTCGGCCCCTGGATCGAGACCGACCTGGACCCGAGCGACCTGACCATCCAGTGCACGGTCAACGGCGAACAGCGCCAGCTCGGCCGCACCAGTGACATGGTCCGCTCCATCGAGGACCTGATCGTCCACATCTCCGAGGCCATGACCCTGCTGCCCGGCGACGTCATCCTCACGGGGACCCCGGCCGGAGTCGGCCCCCTCAACGTCGGCGACGAGGTCGCCGTCACCATCGAAGGCATCGGCACTCTCACCAACAAGGTGATCAAGCGTGGTTAA
- the gltX gene encoding glutamate--tRNA ligase, with translation MVNGPVRVRFCPSPTGNPHVGLVRTALFNWAFARHHGGTFVFRIEDTDAARDSEESYDQLLASLRWLGFTWDEGPEVGGPHAPYRQSERMDIYADVAKKLLDGGYAYHCYCSTEELDARRAAARAAGKPSGYDGHCRELTPVQVEAYQGEHRPAIVRFRMPDAPITFTDLVRGELTFTPENVPDFGIVRANGAPLYTLVNPVDDALMEITHVLRGEDLLSSTPRQIALYAALIELGVAKSTPAFGHLPYVMGEGNKKLSKRDPEASLNLYRERGFLPEGLLNYLSLLGWSFSKDQDVFSIEEMVSKFDIDGVNANPARFDLKKAESINGDHIRLLDPKAFADACAPWLQAPHANWAPEDFDAEAWARIAPHAQTRVTVLSDITANVDFLFLKEPVEDQASWDKAMKGEPAALLTTVRAGLESADWADPESLKQAVLTAGEAHGLKLGKAQAPVRVAVTGRTVGLPLFESLEILGKERSLARIDAALAKLAA, from the coding sequence GTGGTTAACGGACCTGTCCGCGTACGTTTCTGTCCCTCCCCGACCGGCAACCCCCACGTGGGCCTGGTCCGGACCGCACTCTTCAACTGGGCGTTCGCCCGCCACCACGGCGGCACGTTCGTCTTCCGCATCGAGGACACCGACGCGGCCCGTGACTCCGAGGAGTCCTACGACCAGCTGCTCGCCTCGCTGCGCTGGCTCGGCTTCACCTGGGACGAGGGCCCCGAGGTCGGCGGGCCGCACGCCCCGTACCGCCAGTCCGAGCGCATGGACATCTACGCGGACGTCGCGAAGAAGCTGCTCGACGGCGGCTACGCGTACCACTGCTACTGCTCCACCGAGGAGCTCGACGCCCGCCGCGCGGCCGCCCGCGCCGCCGGCAAGCCCTCCGGGTACGACGGCCACTGCCGCGAGCTCACCCCCGTGCAGGTCGAGGCGTACCAGGGCGAGCACCGCCCGGCGATCGTCCGCTTCCGGATGCCCGACGCGCCGATCACCTTCACCGACCTCGTCCGCGGCGAGCTGACCTTCACCCCGGAGAACGTGCCGGACTTCGGCATCGTCCGGGCCAACGGTGCCCCGCTGTACACGCTGGTCAACCCGGTCGACGACGCGCTGATGGAGATCACGCACGTCCTGCGAGGCGAGGACCTGCTGTCCTCGACCCCCCGCCAGATCGCCCTCTACGCCGCACTGATCGAGCTGGGCGTCGCCAAGAGCACCCCCGCCTTCGGCCACCTGCCGTACGTGATGGGCGAGGGCAACAAGAAGCTTTCCAAGCGCGACCCCGAGGCCTCGCTCAACCTGTACCGCGAGCGCGGCTTCCTCCCCGAGGGCCTGCTGAACTACCTCTCGCTCCTCGGCTGGTCCTTCTCCAAGGACCAGGACGTCTTCTCGATCGAGGAGATGGTGTCGAAGTTCGACATCGACGGCGTGAACGCCAACCCGGCCCGCTTCGACCTGAAGAAGGCCGAGTCGATCAACGGCGACCACATCCGCCTGCTGGACCCGAAGGCCTTTGCGGACGCCTGCGCCCCGTGGCTGCAGGCCCCGCACGCCAACTGGGCCCCCGAGGACTTCGACGCCGAGGCCTGGGCGCGGATCGCCCCGCACGCCCAGACCCGGGTGACCGTCCTGTCGGACATCACGGCCAACGTCGACTTCCTGTTCCTGAAGGAGCCGGTGGAGGACCAGGCCTCGTGGGACAAGGCGATGAAGGGGGAGCCGGCCGCGCTGCTCACCACGGTGCGCGCGGGCCTGGAGTCGGCGGACTGGGCCGACCCCGAGTCCCTCAAGCAGGCCGTCCTGACCGCCGGTGAGGCCCACGGCCTCAAGCTCGGCAAGGCCCAGGCCCCGGTCCGCGTGGCCGTGACCGGCCGCACGGTCGGCCTGCCGCTCTTCGAGTCCCTGGAGATCCTGGGCAAGGAGCGCTCGCTGGCCCGTATCGACGCGGCACTGGCCAAGCTCGCCGCCTAG
- a CDS encoding HAD family hydrolase produces the protein MPIRAVLWDIDDTLFDYTGADAAGLARQVEVTGLAGRYGTPAQALALWREITDRHWARFAAGEGTFQGQRQERVREFLEEPGMTAGEADAWFDQYVEHYKAAWTVFPDVVPALDALAADYRHGVLSNSSTANQDPKLRDLGLRDRFEVLVCAVELGVSKPEAGAFLAACEALGLPPAEVAYVGDQPEIDARGARDAGLTAVWIDRDGGRGPGPDGAHRIEDLDQLPQLLARDTRFGARSGIR, from the coding sequence ATGCCGATCCGCGCCGTGCTGTGGGACATCGACGACACCCTCTTCGACTACACGGGTGCCGACGCCGCCGGGCTGGCGCGGCAGGTGGAAGTCACGGGCCTGGCGGGCCGGTACGGGACCCCCGCGCAGGCGCTCGCGCTGTGGCGGGAGATCACCGACCGGCACTGGGCGCGCTTCGCGGCCGGCGAGGGCACCTTCCAGGGGCAGCGGCAGGAGCGGGTACGCGAGTTCCTGGAAGAGCCCGGGATGACCGCAGGCGAGGCCGACGCCTGGTTCGACCAGTACGTGGAGCACTACAAGGCCGCCTGGACCGTCTTCCCCGACGTGGTGCCCGCCCTGGACGCCCTCGCGGCCGACTACCGGCACGGGGTGCTCTCCAACTCCTCCACCGCCAACCAGGACCCGAAGCTCCGCGACCTCGGACTGCGCGACCGCTTCGAGGTGCTGGTCTGCGCCGTCGAACTCGGGGTCAGCAAGCCCGAGGCGGGGGCCTTCCTGGCCGCGTGCGAGGCGCTCGGGCTGCCGCCCGCCGAGGTGGCGTACGTGGGGGACCAGCCGGAGATCGACGCGCGGGGAGCGCGTGACGCCGGATTGACGGCCGTCTGGATCGACCGCGACGGCGGCCGGGGCCCCGGGCCCGACGGCGCGCACCGCATCGAGGACCTCGACCAGCTCCCGCAGCTGCTGGCACGGGATACCCGTTTTGGAGCACGGTCAGGCATCCGGTAA
- the ndgR gene encoding IclR family transcriptional regulator NdgR has translation MDNSSGVGVLDKAALVLSALESGPATLAGLVAATGLARPTAHRLAVALEHHRMVARDMQGRFILGPRLAELAAAAGEDRLLATAGPVLTHLRDVTGESAQLYRRQGDMRICVAAAERLSGLRDTVPVGSTLPMKAGSAAQILMAWEEPERLHRGLQGARFTATALSGVRRRGWAQSIGEREPGVASVSAPVRGPSNRVVASVSVSGPIERLTRHPGRMHAQAVIDAAARLTEALRRSG, from the coding sequence ATGGACAACTCTAGCGGCGTCGGCGTTCTCGACAAGGCAGCTCTGGTATTGAGCGCACTGGAGTCCGGTCCGGCCACCCTCGCCGGGCTGGTCGCGGCGACAGGGCTCGCACGACCCACGGCACATCGCCTTGCCGTGGCACTGGAACACCACCGGATGGTGGCGAGGGACATGCAGGGCCGGTTCATCCTCGGACCGCGGCTGGCGGAGCTCGCCGCCGCGGCCGGCGAGGACCGCCTGCTGGCCACGGCGGGACCGGTACTCACCCACCTCCGTGACGTGACGGGAGAGAGCGCGCAGCTCTACCGCCGTCAGGGAGACATGCGCATCTGCGTGGCGGCCGCGGAGCGGCTCTCGGGTCTTCGGGACACCGTTCCGGTGGGCTCGACGCTCCCGATGAAGGCCGGTTCGGCCGCGCAGATCCTGATGGCCTGGGAGGAGCCCGAGCGGCTCCACCGCGGCCTTCAGGGCGCGCGCTTCACGGCGACGGCCCTCTCGGGCGTACGGCGTCGCGGCTGGGCGCAGTCGATCGGCGAGCGGGAGCCCGGTGTGGCGTCCGTCTCGGCGCCGGTGCGCGGGCCGTCGAACCGCGTGGTGGCCTCCGTCTCGGTCTCCGGACCGATCGAGCGACTGACCCGCCACCCGGGCCGGATGCACGCCCAGGCCGTCATCGACGCGGCCGCACGGCTCACCGAGGCCCTGCGCCGCTCCGGCTGA
- the leuC gene encoding 3-isopropylmalate dehydratase large subunit encodes MGRTLAEKVWDDHVVRRAEGEPDLLFIDLHLLHEVTSPQAFEGLRQAGRKVRRLDLTIATEDHNTPTLDIDKPIADPVSRAQLETLRANCAEFGVRLHSLGDVEQGVVHVVGPQLGLTQPGTTVVCGDSHTSTHGAFGALAFGIGTSQVEHVLATQTLPLARPKTMAITVTGALAEGVTAKDLILAIIAKIGTGGGQGYILEYRGEAVEKLSMEARMTICNMSIEAGARAGMIAPDQTTFDYLQGRDHAPTGKDWDAAVEYWKTLRTDDDAVFDAEVVIDGAALSPFVTWGTNPGQGAPLSANVPDPASYEDASERLAAEKALEYMGLTAGQPLRDIKVDTVFVGSCTNGRIEDLRAVAGIVEGRKVADGVRMLVVPGSVRVALQAVEEGLDKVFKEAGAEWRHAGCSMCLGMNPDQLAPGERSASTSNRNFEGRQGKGGRTHLVSPQVAAATAVLGHLASPADLSAADATAGV; translated from the coding sequence ATGGGTAGGACACTCGCGGAGAAGGTCTGGGACGACCATGTCGTCCGGCGCGCCGAAGGCGAGCCCGACCTCCTCTTCATCGATCTGCACCTGCTGCACGAGGTGACCAGCCCGCAGGCCTTCGAAGGACTGCGCCAGGCCGGCCGCAAGGTCCGACGCCTCGACCTCACCATCGCGACCGAGGACCACAACACCCCCACCCTCGACATCGACAAGCCGATCGCCGACCCGGTCTCCCGCGCCCAGCTGGAGACGCTGCGTGCGAACTGCGCCGAGTTCGGCGTGCGCCTGCACTCGCTGGGTGACGTCGAGCAGGGCGTCGTCCACGTCGTGGGACCGCAGCTGGGACTGACCCAGCCCGGCACCACCGTGGTCTGCGGCGACTCGCACACCTCCACGCACGGCGCCTTCGGGGCGCTGGCCTTCGGTATCGGTACGAGCCAGGTCGAGCACGTGCTGGCCACCCAGACGCTCCCGCTGGCCCGCCCGAAGACGATGGCGATCACCGTCACCGGCGCGCTGGCCGAGGGCGTCACCGCGAAGGACCTGATCCTGGCGATCATCGCCAAGATCGGCACCGGCGGCGGCCAGGGCTACATCCTGGAGTACCGGGGCGAGGCCGTCGAGAAGCTGTCGATGGAAGCCCGCATGACCATCTGCAACATGTCGATCGAGGCCGGTGCCCGCGCGGGCATGATCGCCCCCGACCAGACCACCTTCGACTACCTGCAGGGCCGTGACCACGCCCCCACGGGCAAGGACTGGGACGCGGCGGTCGAGTACTGGAAGACCCTGCGCACGGACGACGACGCGGTCTTCGACGCGGAGGTCGTCATCGACGGCGCCGCGCTGTCCCCCTTCGTCACCTGGGGCACCAACCCGGGCCAGGGCGCGCCGCTGTCCGCGAACGTCCCCGACCCGGCTTCGTACGAGGACGCTTCGGAGCGCCTGGCAGCCGAAAAGGCCCTGGAGTACATGGGGTTGACCGCCGGACAGCCGCTGCGGGACATCAAGGTCGACACCGTCTTCGTAGGTTCCTGCACCAACGGCCGCATCGAGGACCTGCGCGCCGTCGCCGGCATCGTCGAGGGCCGCAAAGTCGCCGACGGCGTACGGATGCTGGTCGTCCCGGGCTCGGTCCGGGTCGCCCTGCAGGCCGTGGAAGAGGGTCTGGACAAGGTCTTCAAGGAGGCCGGCGCCGAGTGGCGGCACGCGGGCTGTTCGATGTGCCTGGGCATGAACCCCGACCAACTGGCGCCCGGTGAACGCTCCGCGTCCACCTCCAACCGCAACTTCGAGGGCCGGCAGGGCAAGGGCGGGCGCACCCACCTGGTATCCCCGCAGGTGGCCGCCGCCACCGCGGTGCTGGGCCATCTGGCCTCGCCCGCCGACCTGTCCGCCGCCGACGCGACCGCCGGAGTCTGA
- the leuD gene encoding 3-isopropylmalate dehydratase small subunit, whose product MEAFTTHTGRAVPLRRSNVDTDQIIPAHWLKKITRDGFEDGLFEAWRKDPEFITNRPERAGATVLVAGPDFGTGSSREHAVWALQNFGFKTVISSRFADIFRGNSLKNGLLTVVLPQETVERLWKLTEADPTAEITVDLVDRQVRAEGVVAEFELDDNARWRLLEGLDDISLTLQNEADIAAYESARPTYKPRTIQA is encoded by the coding sequence ATGGAAGCCTTCACCACCCACACCGGCCGGGCCGTCCCGCTGCGCCGCAGCAACGTCGACACCGACCAGATCATCCCGGCCCACTGGCTGAAGAAGATCACGCGCGACGGGTTCGAGGACGGGCTCTTCGAGGCCTGGCGCAAGGACCCGGAGTTCATCACGAACCGCCCGGAGCGCGCAGGCGCGACCGTACTGGTCGCCGGCCCCGACTTCGGTACGGGTTCCTCGCGCGAGCACGCCGTCTGGGCCCTGCAGAACTTCGGCTTCAAGACGGTCATCTCCTCCCGCTTCGCCGACATCTTCCGCGGGAACTCGCTGAAGAACGGTCTGCTGACCGTCGTCCTCCCGCAGGAGACCGTCGAGCGGCTGTGGAAGCTGACGGAGGCCGACCCGACCGCCGAGATCACGGTCGACCTGGTCGACCGCCAGGTGCGGGCGGAAGGCGTCGTCGCGGAGTTCGAACTCGACGACAACGCGCGCTGGCGTCTGCTGGAGGGCCTGGACGACATCTCGCTCACCCTTCAGAACGAAGCGGACATCGCCGCGTACGAAAGCGCCCGGCCCACCTACAAGCCGCGCACGATTCAGGCCTGA
- a CDS encoding HU family DNA-binding protein, producing the protein MNKAQLVEAIADKLGGRQQAADAVDAVLDAIVRATVAGDRVSVTGFGSFEKVDRPARYARNPQTGERVRVKKTSVPRFRAGQGFKDLVSGTKKLPKGGEVSVKKAPKGSLTGGASATVKKAAAKKATTAKKAAAKTTVAKKVVAKKATATAKKAAVKSTATAKKATAAAKKTTAAAAKKTTPAAKKTTAAAKKTAPAAKKVTAATKAPAKKTATRKATAKKTTARKK; encoded by the coding sequence GTGAACAAGGCGCAGCTCGTAGAAGCGATTGCCGACAAGCTGGGCGGCCGCCAGCAGGCCGCGGACGCTGTCGACGCGGTACTGGACGCGATCGTCCGCGCTACCGTCGCGGGCGACCGGGTCTCGGTCACGGGCTTCGGCTCGTTCGAGAAGGTCGACCGTCCGGCCCGTTACGCCCGCAACCCGCAGACGGGTGAGCGCGTCCGGGTCAAGAAGACCTCTGTGCCCCGCTTCCGTGCCGGCCAGGGCTTCAAAGACCTGGTCAGCGGCACCAAGAAGCTCCCCAAGGGTGGCGAGGTGTCCGTGAAGAAGGCGCCGAAGGGCAGCCTCACGGGTGGTGCCTCCGCGACGGTCAAGAAGGCCGCGGCCAAGAAGGCCACCACCGCCAAGAAGGCCGCGGCGAAGACCACGGTCGCAAAGAAGGTCGTGGCCAAGAAGGCCACGGCGACCGCCAAGAAGGCGGCGGTGAAGAGCACCGCCACGGCCAAGAAGGCCACCGCGGCCGCGAAGAAGACCACCGCCGCCGCGGCAAAGAAGACCACGCCCGCCGCGAAGAAGACCACCGCCGCGGCGAAGAAGACCGCGCCGGCGGCCAAGAAGGTCACCGCAGCGACGAAGGCGCCCGCCAAGAAGACGGCGACGCGCAAGGCCACCGCGAAGAAGACCACCGCCCGCAAGAAGTAG